A window of the Microbacterium sp. AZCO genome harbors these coding sequences:
- a CDS encoding LuxR C-terminal-related transcriptional regulator produces the protein MGDSGFLRRWIELGADLLSAPAGDDPLVRICAELSVRFGASATGTIDYRPERARVSRYQSSRKGPLRYVARVADHPLVLHYRATTDPRARTLSEARRFLPDPWARALVDDLRADGYADFAFLPLRPRADMRHRWLALATPESFGRSVGDDLDSVAPLIRAIDGQRRALTTVVAPPEGVGLSARELAVLGLTARGLTAVAIGSQLVISPRTVTKHQQSVYRKLAVGDRLTAVLRAQELGILRPQGGRDGAHALTVAETAITPHAALRIAS, from the coding sequence ATGGGAGATTCCGGGTTCCTCCGGCGATGGATAGAGCTGGGTGCCGACCTGCTGTCGGCGCCCGCGGGCGACGACCCCCTCGTGCGGATCTGTGCGGAGCTGTCGGTCCGCTTCGGCGCGAGCGCCACCGGGACGATCGACTACCGGCCCGAGCGCGCGCGTGTGAGCCGCTACCAGTCGAGCAGGAAGGGTCCGCTGCGCTACGTCGCGCGCGTCGCCGATCATCCGCTCGTCCTGCACTACCGGGCGACGACCGACCCCCGCGCGCGCACGCTCAGCGAGGCACGCCGCTTCCTTCCCGATCCCTGGGCGCGGGCGCTCGTCGACGATCTCCGGGCCGACGGCTACGCCGACTTCGCGTTCCTCCCCCTGCGGCCCCGCGCCGACATGCGCCACCGCTGGCTCGCGCTGGCGACGCCCGAGTCGTTCGGGCGCTCAGTCGGGGACGACCTCGACAGTGTCGCCCCGCTCATCCGGGCGATCGACGGTCAGCGCCGCGCACTCACGACGGTGGTCGCACCCCCCGAGGGCGTGGGCCTGTCGGCTCGAGAGCTCGCCGTGCTGGGCCTGACCGCGCGGGGCCTCACGGCCGTCGCAATCGGCTCCCAGCTCGTCATCAGCCCGCGCACCGTCACGAAGCATCAGCAGAGCGTCTATCGCAAGCTCGCCGTGGGCGACCGCCTGACCGCGGTGCTGAGGGCGCAGGAGCTCGGCATCCTGCGGCCTCAGGGCGGCAGGGACGGCGCGCACGCTCTCACCGTCGCCGAGACCGCGATCACGCCGCACGCGGCGCTGCGCATCGCAAGCTGA
- a CDS encoding peptidoglycan-binding domain-containing protein has protein sequence MRKPGLLATTLASIALAAVALAGCSGSLSSVDVAQARVSAKEKAVSKAEDELAAASKQFCDSSKSYITALDRYGDVLTDTAPTVGDVKDAGSDLAQPQQDAFDGAEAAVKASRALDAARQDLADAQAALAKAQSGETGEPADAAEAPTSTPLAPAATVDRVKQAETQFADAQGGITDDTPLKAASEQFNSAAVALEMAWLRLFVDAGCVADENQQAAEEAVRTYTTALQQELTTAGYYTGPVDGIYGPLTVQAVEDLQKANGLPVTGTVDKATAEALQAELAAKGGAAAHASVASTAAVQQTLKLLGFWTGPVDGIWTPALTEAVKEFQTKLGVEPTGAVDAATLAAFEQAIAQLKESLASPSATAEPEPEQETPEETPAQ, from the coding sequence ATGAGGAAGCCCGGACTCCTCGCCACCACCCTCGCCTCGATCGCCCTCGCGGCGGTCGCGCTCGCCGGATGCTCCGGCTCCCTCAGCAGCGTCGACGTCGCGCAGGCGCGCGTGTCGGCCAAGGAGAAGGCCGTCTCGAAGGCCGAGGACGAACTCGCGGCCGCGTCGAAGCAGTTCTGCGACTCGAGCAAGTCGTACATCACGGCGCTCGACCGCTACGGCGACGTCCTCACCGACACGGCGCCGACCGTCGGCGATGTGAAGGACGCGGGTTCCGACCTCGCCCAGCCGCAGCAGGATGCCTTCGACGGCGCGGAGGCGGCCGTCAAGGCGAGCCGCGCCCTCGACGCCGCCCGGCAGGATCTCGCCGACGCTCAGGCGGCCCTCGCGAAGGCGCAGAGCGGCGAGACGGGAGAGCCCGCGGACGCGGCGGAGGCGCCGACGAGCACGCCCCTCGCGCCCGCCGCGACAGTCGATCGCGTGAAGCAGGCCGAGACGCAGTTCGCCGACGCGCAGGGCGGGATCACCGACGACACGCCCCTCAAGGCCGCGTCGGAGCAGTTCAACAGCGCGGCCGTCGCCCTCGAGATGGCGTGGCTGCGGCTTTTCGTCGACGCCGGGTGCGTCGCGGACGAGAACCAGCAGGCCGCCGAGGAGGCCGTGCGCACGTACACGACGGCGCTGCAGCAGGAGCTCACGACGGCCGGCTACTACACCGGACCCGTCGACGGCATCTACGGTCCGCTCACGGTCCAGGCTGTCGAGGATCTGCAGAAGGCGAACGGTCTCCCCGTCACGGGAACCGTCGACAAGGCCACCGCGGAGGCCCTCCAGGCGGAGCTCGCCGCGAAGGGCGGCGCCGCCGCGCACGCGTCCGTCGCCTCGACGGCCGCCGTGCAGCAGACGCTGAAGCTCCTCGGGTTCTGGACCGGCCCCGTCGACGGCATCTGGACGCCCGCCCTCACCGAGGCCGTGAAGGAGTTCCAGACGAAGCTCGGCGTCGAGCCGACCGGTGCGGTCGACGCCGCGACGCTCGCCGCGTTCGAGCAGGCGATCGCCCAGCTGAAGGAGTCGCTCGCGTCGCCGAGCGCGACGGCCGAGCCGGAGCCCGAGCAGGAGACGCCGGAGGAGACGCCCGCGCAGTAG